The DNA segment attttttataatttatttctcAGTAATaatcatataattaatttatttacatttgtgaattaattatagtatttttagaaaaataaactTTCATATATTTCCTTTCATTAACaagaatataataataataataataataataataataataataataataataataataataataataataataaaatgtaaaaatataatttaagaaatattttaaaaaacaaaaaagaaaagaggAGCCGGGACCCCAAATCTTCGGCCACTGACTATATTTGAAAAATGAAACTGAGTGTATCGGTGCGGTTCCATTGGCAGACCTAGGCAATACAGTTGTTTCTCTTCTGCAGTTCCGCACTGCCCCTTCTCCTCtagctcctcttcttctgctgcTGTAAAATCCATTAATTTTTTTCTCCCGATTGATAAGGATTCAAGAAACGGAAATGAGATTTGATTTCATAACGAACTTGGCCAAAtgcgccgttctccaacacccGGGGCGACGTTTCTATGGCATATACACCCGCCAATGCAACGGCCCGTCCCAGCTCTATCAAAGAACCAATATTTCTGGGAGCCCATTTAGAATTCCCTCGTATTTTGTGATTTTGAGCAAGCGATATTCGTCAAACTCGGCTAATTCGAACATGGGACTTCTGGCTTGGTATTTAGGCATGTTGGAGTCGCGTCCGATTTTGACAAAGAGCATATCTTCCGCCATCATTTACGCGGCAGCTGATGCCACCTCGCAGGTATCGCCATGGAGGATTTACATGCTTGATAATTCCTCTGTTCATAAGTTTTTCCTTTTAGATTTTGCCATATTAATTAGTCGATTTTGGCATTCTTTGAATTTGGTTGATTATTTGTTCCTGACAATGTAAGATAATCGCATGAAGCCGTTAGATTCTGATTATTGCAGGAAAATGATGTCTTTTTTGAGATTATATTGTTAATTTGTGTGTCCAACTTCCAATGATTCATTTTCTATGATTTTATCAGTTTCGAAGTTGATCATATCATAAGTGAACAATGTGCAGTCATGCCAAATTCCGTGGTGTAACATTTGGGGAATTTAACTGATTATGGTGCATCGGATTGTTGATACAAAAGGTTTCTTTGTTTTTGGGTTTCTAAATCTAAAACACCCGTGTGAAGCATTATGACATGAGATTGTTGATCACTTGTATCTGAACTTTGTTAGATGATTACTATGGAGCCACATGACACGTGGAATCCGTTAAGGACATTGAGGATGGCTGGATTTGGGCTGATGATTTTAGGTCCATCGCAGCATTTGTGGTTCAATTTTGTGGCGAGAGTGGCGCCAAAGCGTGATGTGATAAGTACTTTTAAGAAGTTGGCTATGGGGCAGCTTTTTTATGGACCTACTATAAATGGCATTTTCTTCTCTTATAATGCAGCTCTTCAAGGTATATTACCCTGTCtatgcaatttttgaaaactaaATTACAGCAATGTCACCAAGTCAATATCTATGTCATTGATTTGTTCCCTTCTGATGTATGTTGATTGTATTAGTTGAATTTATATTCCCCAAATCCTACATTTGGATTGACGGATTTGAACTGTATGGATTTAAAATCCATAATCCAAATTCATCGTATGCATTTGGCATTGTATAACAagaaataatgattttgaaataAATCTTTCAAATCCAATGCATTATTAACTCGTTTCAGGGGCATTTGAAATTCATGGTAAAGTATATGGTATCTGTCGATTTTCAATCTGTTCATTTAACACTGATCGTCAAATCCAGCCATATGAGATAAAAACAAATTCTGGGGTTATAGCTTTTTGTTCTCATTTGGGGATGCAGTATAGAGATGTCAAAACATATAATTCAGTGACAAACATCAAATTATATGAATGAGTTTAATCTTATTGATTGGATTGAATATAAATAAATCTTACTATGGTCTGTCCTTGTATGTTCTCGGTATTAATGTTAAACCTAGAGGATGGAATTTACTTTCCGATTTTGCATGAGGTACGTATGAATTGAAAGATTTTGTTATACATTTGGAAACTATAATTTTCATCCATTATTTCAGTTAATACTAATATCCAACGATGTGAAGACCATCAAATCTAACTTTTTGGTTATAGCGGAGTTcaaaattatgaatttgaaatgaaTAAATCCAAATGCTTAACAAAATTTTTGGTTCAAAGATTACCtattataaatttcaaaataacaAAACTGGGTGTAGATGTTTACAGAAGTTTGCGTCCTTTCTAAGACAGGCACAAGTCCTTGTCATTGTCCtttgagataaaaaaaaatcttttggtAGCCGTAGTGATAAAAACTTGAAAAAACAAAGAAGTTTACGAAACTTGACATCACACGTTTCAAAGAGAGAATAAACAATTGAAAAAAGAAAGATGAA comes from the Henckelia pumila isolate YLH828 chromosome 1, ASM3356847v2, whole genome shotgun sequence genome and includes:
- the LOC140893599 gene encoding uncharacterized protein produces the protein MRFDFITNLAKCAVLQHPGRRFYGIYTRQCNGPSQLYQRTNISGSPFRIPSYFVILSKRYSSNSANSNMGLLAWYLGMLESRPILTKSISSAIIYAAADATSQMITMEPHDTWNPLRTLRMAGFGLMILGPSQHLWFNFVARVAPKRDVISTFKKLAMGQLFYGPTINGIFFSYNAALQGENGNEIVARLKRDLIPTLLNGLLYWPICDFFTYKIIPVHLQPLMNSSFAFLWTIYLTYMASLQKAITD